One segment of Lachancea thermotolerans CBS 6340 chromosome E complete sequence DNA contains the following:
- the PGD1 gene encoding Pgd1p (weakly similar to uniprot|P40356 Saccharomyces cerevisiae YGL025C PGD1) codes for MADKEGGEVSKGLKEFDFGNLHEKLESEDGYKDSVKQEIQSVQDSIQPMRLRFNELLNMLAIIDQETEVSNQEKFLSIRAKIVEFVSELQAFSSSYGRLQPLFDNIQQQPKGGKTSIKFTPLERLRHLSDASLGNQAKSASGGSPPAAAVASVPTTTKQPKSSTNTPTSNAATPSATFNAAAKKSRKSRSKKNSLPTGLGGHPVATAASPAAVAAAAAAVSTNPGVAMGSNPGIQQQFTPSTNPTQILSSMSPMNMMSSPMNIMSPANNVNMAYTGPTKPPVPSHRHMPSSSQQMNMNGITPANILNMSMMEQANQPHLTTAPAPQPPNQLDMNNLDLNNLDLSNLNMDFLQ; via the coding sequence ATGGCCGATAAAGAGGGTGGCGAAGTatcaaaaggtttgaagGAGTTTGATTTTGGGAATCTTcatgaaaaacttgagagtGAAGATGGATATAAGGACTCGGTTAAACAGGAAATACAAAGTGTGCAAGACTCAATACAGCCGATGAGGCTGCGGTTCAACGAACTACTGAACATGCTGGCGATAATAGatcaagaaacagaagtATCTaatcaagaaaagtttttgtcaaTACGCGCCAAAATTGTCGAATTTGTCTCCGAGTTACaagccttttcaagcagttACGGAAGGCTGCAGCCGCTGTTTGACAACATACAGCAGCAGCCTAAGGGTGGGAAAACATCTATTAAGTTCACTCCTCTCGAAAGATTAAGACATCTTAGCGACGCTAGTCTCGGAAATCAGGCGAAGTCCGCTAGCGGTGGCTCACCGCCTGCCGCTGCGGTCGCTTCAGTCCCAACGACTACAAAACAACCCAAGTCCAGCACCAACACGCCTACGAGCAATGCTGCCACACCCTCTGCGACTTTCAATGCTGCTGCCAAAAAATCCAGAAAGTCGCggtcaaagaaaaattcGCTTCCAACCGGGTTAGGCGGTCACCCTGTGGCTACTGCTGCGTCGCCTGCAGCAGTAGCCGCCGCAGCCGCCGCTGTTTCTACAAATCCTGGTGTGGCCATGGGATCAAACCCTGGTATCCAGCAACAGTTCACTCCCTCGACCAACCCGACCCAAATCTTGTCTAGCATGTCGCCTATGAACATGATGAGCAGTCCGATGAACATAATGTCACCCGCAAACAACGTCAATATGGCATACACAGGGCCTACAAAGCCCCCTGTACCGAGCCACCGTCACATGCCCTCGAGCTCTCAGCAGATGAATATGAACGGCATAACACCGGCTAACATTTTAAACATGTCAATGATGGAGCAAGCAAACCAGCCGCACTTAACTACAGCTCCGGCCCCTCAGCCACCAAATCAGTTGGACATGAACAATCTCGACTTAAACAATTTGGATCTGTCCAATCTTAATATGGACTTTTTACAGTGA
- a CDS encoding KLTH0E07392p (conserved hypothetical protein), whose amino-acid sequence MSELERLAKRRLKFSEDARQQILGDHLKDRSLLSRSQRPNGAINRLQRDHQARKELLDSIEAIERTHESSDQIEHGLRKLREVIVGAGDTDWRNLEFTQFACRVYQKSVWFYCSRQEATKCYPILNFFVERLAPFAPRELATQISACCAIYISHVDNNISEFFEVLDEIELDSHYLQICVALSLIYCVQDQPMSTWFRIVSQIPPHSLLRDFIVALPAFKVLKSRTLKLLSKCYRQLSVTFISQHWFHHLYPELEPDLEQRWDVEITTNNAHIVMFKCPKSKQSSFIGSPSTTSLKT is encoded by the coding sequence ATGAGCGAACTGGAAAGGCTGGCCAAAAGAAGGCTTAAGTTTTCCGAGGACGCACGTCAACAAATTCTGGGCGACCATTTAAAAGATCGCTCACTGCTTAGTAGATCCCAACGGCCAAATGGGGCCATAAATCGACTCCAGCGAGACCATCAAGCTCGCAAGGAACTTCTCGACAGCATAGAGGCTATAGAAAGAACCCATGAATCCAGTGATCAGATCGAGCATGGACTTCGCAAGCTGCGGGAAGTTATTGTTGGTGCAGGAGATACGGACTGGCGCAATCTTGAGTTTACCCAATTCGCATGTCGAGTATATCAGAAGAGCGTATGGTTCTATTGCAGTCGCCAAGAGGCTACAAAGTGCTACCCGAttctcaacttctttgtCGAGCGTCTCGCTCCCTTTGCTCCAAGGGAGCTTGCTACACAAATATCCGCGTGCTGTGCCATTTACATTTCGCACGTTGACAACAACATATCggaattttttgaagttttggatGAAATCGAGCTTGATTCTCACTATTTACAGATATGCGTCGCTTTGTCTCTAATATACTGTGTTCAGGACCAGCCAATGTCGACTTGGTTTCGAATTGTATCGCAGATTCCTCCACATTCGCTTCTTAGAGACTTTATTGTGGCACTTCCCGCTTTTAAAGTGCTCAAATCGCGAACTTTGAAGTTACTTAGCAAGTGCTACAGACAGCTCTCTGTTACGTTTATCAGTCAACACTGGTTCCATCATTTATATCCAGAACTGGAGCCCgatcttgaacaaagatGGGACGTTGAGATAACAACAAACAATGCGCATATTGTAATGTTCAAGTGTCCCAAGTCAAAACAATCCAGCTTCATAGGCAGTCCTTCAACCACCTCACTTAAAACCTGA